One genomic region from Jiangella sp. DSM 45060 encodes:
- a CDS encoding mandelate racemase/muconate lactonizing enzyme family protein — MTLITEIEPLPVTAGGGSFFLVVVHTDEGLYGLGEIGMRSRPATVAGAVRDVAELVAGADASRIEHLWQTLYRGGFFPADRDVGAVLAALDLALWDLRGKALGVPVYDLLGGRARDFVPAYVHLRGGDPRSTVEAARRLVEEGWTHLRLGLGDQPGSQAFEPRRAVRRTLDLVAALRADLGDDIELIVDVHTRLDPAEAVLFCDEVRAARPLFVEDPLRSENLDAYRSLRARTTVPLAAGEQLTTKWAFRPLLEDDLIDHARIDVANTGITEGRKIAAMAEAHYINVATHNPLGPVCTAASTHLGLSLPNVSVQEQPRPHGWDDAVILAAPTVSAGAVTPADLPGLGVDIDLTAARSAASSVRFAPPPRFHRPDGAVTNW; from the coding sequence ATGACGCTGATCACCGAGATCGAGCCGCTGCCGGTCACGGCCGGCGGCGGCTCGTTCTTCCTCGTCGTCGTGCACACCGACGAAGGGCTGTACGGGCTGGGCGAGATCGGCATGCGGTCCCGCCCGGCCACCGTCGCCGGCGCCGTCCGCGACGTCGCCGAGCTGGTGGCGGGCGCGGACGCGAGCCGGATCGAGCACCTGTGGCAGACCCTCTACCGCGGCGGGTTCTTCCCGGCCGACCGCGACGTCGGGGCCGTGCTGGCGGCGCTGGACCTGGCGCTGTGGGACCTGCGCGGCAAGGCGCTGGGCGTGCCGGTGTACGACCTGCTCGGCGGGCGGGCCCGCGACTTCGTCCCGGCCTACGTCCACCTTCGTGGCGGCGACCCGCGCTCGACCGTCGAGGCGGCTCGGCGGCTGGTGGAGGAGGGCTGGACGCACCTGCGTCTCGGCCTCGGCGACCAACCCGGATCGCAGGCGTTCGAACCCCGCCGGGCCGTGCGCCGCACTCTCGACCTGGTGGCGGCGCTGCGCGCCGACCTCGGCGACGACATCGAGCTCATCGTCGACGTCCACACCCGCCTCGACCCGGCCGAGGCCGTCCTGTTCTGCGACGAGGTCCGGGCGGCCCGGCCGCTGTTCGTCGAGGACCCGCTGCGCAGCGAGAACCTGGACGCGTACCGGTCGCTGCGGGCCCGGACGACGGTGCCGCTGGCCGCCGGCGAGCAGCTGACCACGAAGTGGGCGTTCCGCCCGCTGCTCGAGGACGACCTCATCGACCACGCCCGCATCGACGTCGCGAACACCGGCATCACCGAGGGCCGCAAGATCGCCGCGATGGCCGAGGCCCACTACATCAACGTGGCCACGCACAACCCGCTCGGCCCCGTCTGCACCGCGGCCTCGACCCACCTCGGCCTCAGCCTGCCCAACGTCAGCGTCCAGGAGCAGCCCCGCCCCCACGGCTGGGACGACGCCGTCATCCTGGCCGCCCCGACGGTCTCCGCCGGCGCCGTCACCCCCGCCGACCTCCCCGGCCTCGGCGTCGACATCGACCTCACCGCCGCCCGCTCGGCGGCATCGTCCGTGCGGTTCGCGCCGCCGCCACGGTTCCACCGTCCGGACGGCGCGGTGACCAACTGGTGA